Below is a genomic region from Kribbella qitaiheensis.
GCGCGGACAAGGCGGCCGGGCAGCCGCAGAAGGACCCGGACAGCGGGCTGGTCTTCGTCGCCGTCGTGGACCTGCCCAAGGAAGCGCAGCAGACGCTGAAGCTCATCGACAAGGGCGGCCCGTATCCGTACAGCCGGGACGGCATCGTGTACAGCAACTTCGAGAAGATCCTGCCGAAGGAAGCCGGCGGGTACTACCACGAGTACACGGTGAAGACGCCGGGGGAGAAGGACCGAGGCGCCCGCCGGATCGTGACCGGGAAGAACAGTGAGCGTTATTACACCGACGATCACTACCAGTCGTTCCGCCGGATCAGGGCGGACGGGGGGACCGACGGATGACCGATCTGCACACCTTGCTGGCGAACGGGCTGCGGCCTGGGGTGTACCGCTGGCACGCTCACAAGCTCACTGCCGACCACGTACGCCGTACCGTGACCGCGGCGGGCTGGAGCTTCGTCCTGCTGGACACGACGCAGGTGTCCGACAAGGCGGGCTTCCTGGACGTCTGCAAGACCACCTTCGACCTACCGCGCTGGTTCGGACGGAACTGGGACGCACTGGCCGACTCGCTGAGTGACAGGTCGACAGGCGAGCCCGAGGTGGTGCTGTGGGAGGGGTGGCGAGAGCTGCTCGACCACGACCACGACACGGTCGACGTGGCGCTGCAGATCTTCGGCGAAGACGCGAAGGAGTCCGGCCAACTGCGGTTCCTGCTCCGCGAGGCTCACGACGTACCGGATCTGGTCAACGACCTGCCGGTGGTCTAGGAGTACTGGCCAGGGTCGGTCGTCTGAAGCGCGCTGGTACGCCGTGGCTGAAGGAGACGTGGTCCGGTGGGCGGCCGCTGAGCTCCTGGAGACCTACGGACGCGAGCAGACCGTGTTCCTCGAA
It encodes:
- a CDS encoding ribonuclease domain-containing protein, with the protein product MINNPKTARIIAAVVIAMLVITLAASLLGCSADKAAGQPQKDPDSGLVFVAVVDLPKEAQQTLKLIDKGGPYPYSRDGIVYSNFEKILPKEAGGYYHEYTVKTPGEKDRGARRIVTGKNSERYYTDDHYQSFRRIRADGGTDG
- a CDS encoding barstar family protein, which gives rise to MTDLHTLLANGLRPGVYRWHAHKLTADHVRRTVTAAGWSFVLLDTTQVSDKAGFLDVCKTTFDLPRWFGRNWDALADSLSDRSTGEPEVVLWEGWRELLDHDHDTVDVALQIFGEDAKESGQLRFLLREAHDVPDLVNDLPVV